A region from the Medicago truncatula cultivar Jemalong A17 chromosome 6, MtrunA17r5.0-ANR, whole genome shotgun sequence genome encodes:
- the LOC25495267 gene encoding ATPase 11, plasma membrane-type isoform X1, translating into MADKEEAMHAVLTEAVDLENVPIEEVFQTLRCDSNGLTTKAAEERLAIFGHNKLEEKQESKFLKFLGFMWNPLSWVMEAAAIMAIALANGGNKPPDWQDFVGIITLLIINSTISFIEENNAGNAAAALMARLAPKAKVLRDGRWVEEDASILVPGDIISVKLGDIIPADARLLEGDPLKIDQSALTGESLPVTKGPGDSVYSGSTCKQGEIEAVVIATGVHTFFGKAAHLVDSTNQVGHFQQVLTSIGNFCICSIAIGMIVEIIVMYPIQHRKYRPGIDNLLVLLIGGIPIAMPTVLSVTMAIGSHRLAQQGAITKRMTAIEEMAGMDVLCSDKTGTLTLNKLSVDKNLIEIFTKGVDADTVVLMAARASRVENQDAIDAAIVGMLGDPKEARAGIQEVHFLPFNPTDKRTALTYIDSEGKMHRVSKGAPEQILNLAHNKSEIERRVHAVIDKFAERGLRSLAVAYQEVPDGKKESQGRPWQFTGLMPLFDPPRHDSAETISRALNLGVNVKMITGDQLSIAKETGRRLGMGTNMYPSSALLGQNKDEGIGLLPVDDLIEKADGFAGVFPEHKYEIVKRLQARKHICGMTGDGVNDAPALKKADIGIAVDDATDAARSASDIVLTEPGLSVIISAVLTSRAIFQRMKNYTIYAVSITIRIVLGFMLLALIWQFDFPPFMVLIIAVLNDGTIMTISKDRVKPSPYPDSWKLAEIFTTGIILGGYLAMMTVIFFWAAYKTDFFPSTFGVSSLQKKDRDDIRKLASAIYLQVSTISQALIFVTRSRSWSFVERPGLLLVAAFVIAQLIATLIAVYANWSFAAIEGIGWGWAGIVWLYNLIFYIPLDFIKFIIRYILSGRAWDLVFEQRIAFTRKKDFGKEERELKWAHAQRTLHGLHPPETKMFSERTNYTELNQMAEEAKRRAEIARIRELHTLKGHVESVVRLKGLDIDTIQQAYTV; encoded by the exons ATggctgataaagaagaagccaTGCATGCTGTTTTGACAGAAGCTGTTGATTTG GAAAATGTGCCAATTGAGGAAGTGTTTCAAACTTTGAGGTGTGATTCAAATGGACTCACAACAAAGGCTGCTGAGGAGAGATTGGCTATCTTTGGTCACAACAAACTTGAGGAGAAGCag GAAAGCAAGTTTTTGAAGTTTTTGGGATTTATGTGGAATCCTCTTTCATGGGTGATGGAAGCTGCAGCAATCATGGCTATTGCTTTGGCCAATGGAGGA AATAAACCACCCGATTGGCAAGACTTCGTTGGTATCATCACACTCCTTATAATCAATTCCACAATAAGTTTCATCGAGGAGAATAATGCTGGTAATGCTGCTGCAGCTCTCATGGCTCGCCTAGCGCCAAAAGCTAAG GTCCTTCGAGATGGGAGATGGGTGGAGGAAGATGCTAGCATTCTTGTTCCAGGTGATATAATTAGTGTTAAGCTAGGTGATATTATCCCTGCGGATGCTCGTTTGCTTGAAGGTGATCCATTGAAGATTGATCAG TCTGCACTTACAGGCGAGTCTCTTCCGGTTACAAAAGGACCTGGTGATAGTGTTTATTCAGGCTCTACATGCAAGCAAGGAGAGATAGAAGCTGTTGTTATTGCGACTGGAGTTCATACCTTCTTTGGCAAGGCTGCTCATTTAGTTGACTCCACAAATCAAGTCGGGCATTTTCAGCAG GTCCTAACTTCAATTGGGAACTTTTGCATATGTTCAATTGCTATTGGAATGATTGTTGAGATCATTGTCATGTATCCAATTCAACACAGGAAATATCGTCCTGGAATCGACAATCTACTTGTGCTTCTCATTGGTGGAATTCCTATTGCCATGCCTACTGTTTTGTCAGTCACAATGGCAATTGGATCACACCGCTTAGCTCAGCAG GGCGCTATAACTAAAAGAATGACAGCAATAGAAGAGATGGCGGGTATGGACGTATTGTGCAGCGACAAAACTGGAACTTTGACTTTGAATAAACTATCTGTTGACAAGAATCTTATTGAG atttttaCTAAAGGAGTTGACGCAGATACCGTTGTTCTCATGGCTGCTCGGGCTTCCAGAGTGGAAAACCAAGATGCTATAGATGCTGCTATTGTCGGGATGCTAGGTGATCCAAAAGAG GCAAGGGCTGGTATTCAGGAGGTTCACTTTCTTCCCTTCAATCCTACTGACAAGCGGACGGCTCTAACTTATATAGACAGCGAAGGTAAAATGCATCGTGTCAGCAAAGGTGCGCCGGAGCAG ATTTTGAATCTTGCACATAATAAGTCAGAGATAGAACGTAGAGTTCATGCTGTCATTGATAAATTTGCCGAGCGAGGGTTGCGGTCTCTTGCTGTAGCCTACCAG GAAGTTCCtgatggaaagaaagaaagccAAGGAAGGCCTTGGCAATTTACCGGGCTCATGCCTTTATTCGATCCACCTAGACATGATAGTGCAGAGACGATAAGTAGGGCATTAAATCTTGGTGTAAATGTTAAAATGATAACAG GTGATCAACTATCAATAGCGAAAGAAACAGGACGCCGTCTAGGAATGGGAACTAACATGTACCCTTCATCAGCTTTACTAGGCCAGAACAAGGATGAAGGAATTGGCCTCTTACcagttgatgatttgatcgaaaAAGCTGATGGATTTGCCGGTGTTTTTCCTG AACACAAATATGAGATCGTGAAACGCTTGCAAGCTAGGAAACACATATGTGGAATGACCGGTGACGGCGTTAATGATGCTCCTGCTCTTAAGAAAGCAGATATTGGAATAGCTGTTGACGATGCAACTGATGCAGCTCGTAGCGCTTCCGACATTGTTCTAACTGAACCAGGTCTCAGTGTTATCATTAGTGCCGTGCTGACAAGTCGAGCTATATTCCAAAGAATGAAGAATTACACA ATTTATGCAGTTTCGATCACAATCCGTATTGTG CTTGGTTTTATGTTACTGGCACTCATATGGCAATTTGATTTTCCACCATTCATGGTGCTGATTATTGCTGTTCTTAATGATG GTACTATTATGACAATATCCAAGGATAGGGTAAAGCCATCTCCATATCCAGATAGCTGGAAGCTGGCAGAGATATTTACCACTGGAATAATTCTTGGTGGTTATTTGGCTATGATGACAGTTATTTTCTTTTGGGCAGCATATAAAACAGATTTTTTCCCT AGCACATTTGGGGTCTCAAGTCTTCAGAAAAAGGATAGGGATGACATTAGAAAGCTTGCCTCAGCAATATATCTACAAGTTAGTACTATTAGTCAGGCCCTTATATTTGTAACGCGGTCGCGGAGTTGGTCTTTTGTTGAGCGACCGGGTTTGTTACTTGTAGCAGCTTTTGTTATTGCTCAACTG ATAGCTACATTGATTGCAGTTTATGCAAATTGGAGTTTTGCTGCAATTGAAGGGATTGGATGGGGTTGGGCTGGTATTGTTTGGCTTTATAATCTCATCTTTTATATTCCACTTGATTTTATCAAGTTCATAATTCGATACATATTGAGCGGCCGGGCTTGGGATCTTGTTTTTGAACAAAGG ATTGCCTTTACAAGGAAGAAAGATTTTGGAAAGGAAGAGCGCGAACTTAAATGGGCGCATGCGCAGAGAACACTTCATGGTCTTCACCCGCCAGAGACCAAGATGTTCAGCGAACGCACAAATTATACAGAGCTTAATCAGATGGCTGAAGAAGCTAAAAGACGAGCGGAAATTGCAAG AATTAGAGAGTTGCACACACTCAAGGGCCATGTTGAGTCAGTGGTTAGACTGAAGGGTCTTGACATTGACACAATACAACAAGCATACACTGTATAA
- the LOC25495267 gene encoding ATPase 11, plasma membrane-type isoform X2 has translation MADKEEAMHAVLTEAVDLENVPIEEVFQTLRCDSNGLTTKAAEERLAIFGHNKLEEKQESKFLKFLGFMWNPLSWVMEAAAIMAIALANGGNKPPDWQDFVGIITLLIINSTISFIEENNAGNAAAALMARLAPKAKVLRDGRWVEEDASILVPGDIISVKLGDIIPADARLLEGDPLKIDQSALTGESLPVTKGPGDSVYSGSTCKQGEIEAVVIATGVHTFFGKAAHLVDSTNQVGHFQQVLTSIGNFCICSIAIGMIVEIIVMYPIQHRKYRPGIDNLLVLLIGGIPIAMPTVLSVTMAIGSHRLAQQGAITKRMTAIEEMAGMDVLCSDKTGTLTLNKLSVDKNLIEIFTKGVDADTVVLMAARASRVENQDAIDAAIVGMLGDPKEARAGIQEVHFLPFNPTDKRTALTYIDSEGKMHRVSKGAPEQILNLAHNKSEIERRVHAVIDKFAERGLRSLAVAYQEVPDGKKESQGRPWQFTGLMPLFDPPRHDSAETISRALNLGVNVKMITGDQLSIAKETGRRLGMGTNMYPSSALLGQNKDEGIGLLPVDDLIEKADGFAGVFPEHKYEIVKRLQARKHICGMTGDGVNDAPALKKADIGIAVDDATDAARSASDIVLTEPGLSVIISAVLTSRAIFQRMKNYTIYAVSITIRIVLGFMLLALIWQFDFPPFMVLIIAVLNDGTIMTISKDRVKPSPYPDSWKLAEIFTTGIILGGYLAMMTVIFFWAAYKTDFFPSTFGVSSLQKKDRDDIRKLASAIYLQVSTISQALIFVTRSRSWSFVERPGLLLVAAFVIAQLIATLIAVYANWSFAAIEGIGWGWAGIVWLYNLIFYIPLDFIKFIIRYILSGRAWDLVFEQRVRVFFSIC, from the exons ATggctgataaagaagaagccaTGCATGCTGTTTTGACAGAAGCTGTTGATTTG GAAAATGTGCCAATTGAGGAAGTGTTTCAAACTTTGAGGTGTGATTCAAATGGACTCACAACAAAGGCTGCTGAGGAGAGATTGGCTATCTTTGGTCACAACAAACTTGAGGAGAAGCag GAAAGCAAGTTTTTGAAGTTTTTGGGATTTATGTGGAATCCTCTTTCATGGGTGATGGAAGCTGCAGCAATCATGGCTATTGCTTTGGCCAATGGAGGA AATAAACCACCCGATTGGCAAGACTTCGTTGGTATCATCACACTCCTTATAATCAATTCCACAATAAGTTTCATCGAGGAGAATAATGCTGGTAATGCTGCTGCAGCTCTCATGGCTCGCCTAGCGCCAAAAGCTAAG GTCCTTCGAGATGGGAGATGGGTGGAGGAAGATGCTAGCATTCTTGTTCCAGGTGATATAATTAGTGTTAAGCTAGGTGATATTATCCCTGCGGATGCTCGTTTGCTTGAAGGTGATCCATTGAAGATTGATCAG TCTGCACTTACAGGCGAGTCTCTTCCGGTTACAAAAGGACCTGGTGATAGTGTTTATTCAGGCTCTACATGCAAGCAAGGAGAGATAGAAGCTGTTGTTATTGCGACTGGAGTTCATACCTTCTTTGGCAAGGCTGCTCATTTAGTTGACTCCACAAATCAAGTCGGGCATTTTCAGCAG GTCCTAACTTCAATTGGGAACTTTTGCATATGTTCAATTGCTATTGGAATGATTGTTGAGATCATTGTCATGTATCCAATTCAACACAGGAAATATCGTCCTGGAATCGACAATCTACTTGTGCTTCTCATTGGTGGAATTCCTATTGCCATGCCTACTGTTTTGTCAGTCACAATGGCAATTGGATCACACCGCTTAGCTCAGCAG GGCGCTATAACTAAAAGAATGACAGCAATAGAAGAGATGGCGGGTATGGACGTATTGTGCAGCGACAAAACTGGAACTTTGACTTTGAATAAACTATCTGTTGACAAGAATCTTATTGAG atttttaCTAAAGGAGTTGACGCAGATACCGTTGTTCTCATGGCTGCTCGGGCTTCCAGAGTGGAAAACCAAGATGCTATAGATGCTGCTATTGTCGGGATGCTAGGTGATCCAAAAGAG GCAAGGGCTGGTATTCAGGAGGTTCACTTTCTTCCCTTCAATCCTACTGACAAGCGGACGGCTCTAACTTATATAGACAGCGAAGGTAAAATGCATCGTGTCAGCAAAGGTGCGCCGGAGCAG ATTTTGAATCTTGCACATAATAAGTCAGAGATAGAACGTAGAGTTCATGCTGTCATTGATAAATTTGCCGAGCGAGGGTTGCGGTCTCTTGCTGTAGCCTACCAG GAAGTTCCtgatggaaagaaagaaagccAAGGAAGGCCTTGGCAATTTACCGGGCTCATGCCTTTATTCGATCCACCTAGACATGATAGTGCAGAGACGATAAGTAGGGCATTAAATCTTGGTGTAAATGTTAAAATGATAACAG GTGATCAACTATCAATAGCGAAAGAAACAGGACGCCGTCTAGGAATGGGAACTAACATGTACCCTTCATCAGCTTTACTAGGCCAGAACAAGGATGAAGGAATTGGCCTCTTACcagttgatgatttgatcgaaaAAGCTGATGGATTTGCCGGTGTTTTTCCTG AACACAAATATGAGATCGTGAAACGCTTGCAAGCTAGGAAACACATATGTGGAATGACCGGTGACGGCGTTAATGATGCTCCTGCTCTTAAGAAAGCAGATATTGGAATAGCTGTTGACGATGCAACTGATGCAGCTCGTAGCGCTTCCGACATTGTTCTAACTGAACCAGGTCTCAGTGTTATCATTAGTGCCGTGCTGACAAGTCGAGCTATATTCCAAAGAATGAAGAATTACACA ATTTATGCAGTTTCGATCACAATCCGTATTGTG CTTGGTTTTATGTTACTGGCACTCATATGGCAATTTGATTTTCCACCATTCATGGTGCTGATTATTGCTGTTCTTAATGATG GTACTATTATGACAATATCCAAGGATAGGGTAAAGCCATCTCCATATCCAGATAGCTGGAAGCTGGCAGAGATATTTACCACTGGAATAATTCTTGGTGGTTATTTGGCTATGATGACAGTTATTTTCTTTTGGGCAGCATATAAAACAGATTTTTTCCCT AGCACATTTGGGGTCTCAAGTCTTCAGAAAAAGGATAGGGATGACATTAGAAAGCTTGCCTCAGCAATATATCTACAAGTTAGTACTATTAGTCAGGCCCTTATATTTGTAACGCGGTCGCGGAGTTGGTCTTTTGTTGAGCGACCGGGTTTGTTACTTGTAGCAGCTTTTGTTATTGCTCAACTG ATAGCTACATTGATTGCAGTTTATGCAAATTGGAGTTTTGCTGCAATTGAAGGGATTGGATGGGGTTGGGCTGGTATTGTTTGGCTTTATAATCTCATCTTTTATATTCCACTTGATTTTATCAAGTTCATAATTCGATACATATTGAGCGGCCGGGCTTGGGATCTTGTTTTTGAACAAAGGGTACGTGTTTTCTTCTCTATCTGTTAA